A stretch of DNA from Rathayibacter sp. VKM Ac-2762:
CTGCCCGCTCCCACCGTCGCGGTGACCGCGGCGGAAGCGGGGTCCGGCCACGGGGGCGGACACGACGACGACGGCGACGGTGACGACGCGGTCGCGACCACCGCCTCGGCGACGACGGCCACGAGCGGCGACGACGTGCTCGCCCGCATCCTCGGAGTCGGCGGGCTCGTCGTCGGCGCGGTCGGCGTGGCCGTCGGGCTCGCCTCCCGCCGCCGCGGACCCCGGGCGTCGGCGTGACCCGTCGGAAGGCCCTCGTCGCCGCTACCGCGATCGGGCTGCTCGGTTCGATCGCGGTGGCGGCGCCCGCGAGCGCGCACAACTACCTCGTCTCGACGACTCCCGCTGCGGACTCGACCGTGACGGAGCAGCCGGGAACGCTGGTGCTGACGACGAACGACGACCTGCTCGTCCTCGGGACAGACGGAACGGCGGCGGCTCTGCGCGTCGTCGGGCCGGACGGGCTCTACTACGGCGACGGCTGCGTCAGCGTCGTCGGGCCGGAAGCGTCGATGCCGCTCGAGCTCGGCGCGGCGGGGGAGTACGAGGTGACCTGGCAGGTCGTGTCGACCGACGGGCACCCCGTGTCGGGCCAGTACGCGTTCGACTGGGCGCCGGTCGACGGGACCGCGCTCGCCGACGGGTCGGACTCGGTCCCGGACTGCAACGGCACCGTCGCGGTCTCAGGAGGACAGGCCGAGTCAGCCGACGAGGCGCAGGCGACGTCCGGATCGGACCCGGCACTCCTCGGGGACGTCCTGTGGATCGGCGGCGCTCTCGCCGCGGTCGCCGCCGCCATCGGAGTGACGCTCCTCGTGCTGCGACGGCGACCCCGCGACTGAGGCTCGTGACCCTCCTGTGACGACGGCCGGTCAGTTCAGGAGGCTCGCGAGGGGCCCTTCACCGAGACCGGTCAGGACGGCCGCCGCGTCCTCGTAGACGGCGACGGCCCCAGCCTCGCGGAGTTCGTGCTCCGAGGTACCGCCGGAGAGGACTCCGACCGTTGCCAGGCCCGCGCGCTCGGCGGCCAGGACGTCCCAGGTCGCGTCGCCGACCATGACGGCGCGGTCGACGGAGACGCCCGCGCGGTCGAGCGCGATCGAGATCAGGTCGGGTGCTGGCTTGGCGGTCGAGACGTCTGCGCCGCTGGTGACAGCGTGGACGGAGCCGCCGAAGTCGAGGACGTCGAGAAGCACGTCCAGCTCGTTCTGCGGTGCCGAGGTGGCGAGGACGACGTGGACGCCTCGACCGACGAGCGTCGCGACGAGCTCGCGAGCTCCCGGGAGTGGAACGATGCGTGCTGTCGTCTCGGCGTAGTTCTTGGTGTGCAGCGACTTC
This window harbors:
- a CDS encoding copper resistance CopC family protein, with the protein product MTRRKALVAATAIGLLGSIAVAAPASAHNYLVSTTPAADSTVTEQPGTLVLTTNDDLLVLGTDGTAAALRVVGPDGLYYGDGCVSVVGPEASMPLELGAAGEYEVTWQVVSTDGHPVSGQYAFDWAPVDGTALADGSDSVPDCNGTVAVSGGQAESADEAQATSGSDPALLGDVLWIGGALAAVAAAIGVTLLVLRRRPRD
- a CDS encoding HAD family hydrolase, translated to MAGTKARKDATTGTSAVLFDIDGTLADTNFLHAEAWSRAFWQADLVVPAWRIQRAIGADSSELLDMLLEDDVKEEQRALVKSLHTKNYAETTARIVPLPGARELVATLVGRGVHVVLATSAPQNELDVLLDVLDFGGSVHAVTSGADVSTAKPAPDLISIALDRAGVSVDRAVMVGDATWDVLAAERAGLATVGVLSGGTSEHELREAGAVAVYEDAAAVLTGLGEGPLASLLN